One stretch of Siphonobacter curvatus DNA includes these proteins:
- a CDS encoding RagB/SusD family nutrient uptake outer membrane protein produces MKRRYLLVTAFLTALVTSCTDDLYQTPISAGTTETFYTQQADFIQGVNAVYSDLRTYPDRLLNLSETRSDNLYAVSDGGVRDWEGINSFHKTIASNPYVTDAWNVNFNGIYRANVVLDQLVQKGSIITDATLRTRLEAEAKFLRAFMYFDLVRLFGKVPVIDHPVTAAEAKTIQRSSVTDVYNLILSDLQFAVANLPETYATAERGRATKFAAKAILALVYMTRSAPNYSIEGPGLGLNEWNLALAQLNDIIASGKYALVAKYSDIFSYTNENNPEVIFDIQYVTGLTPVVGGTFPWLLAPDTWFQSNGKPTQGGLTIRPVANDLLNQYPAKDVRKAFNIQTGYTYNGVTENRSFFKKYIDLTKVPVNRVDWPINFIVSRYTDILMLKAECILKGATGSQADVDAIVNQVRTRAGLEATSNVTLAQLYDERRLEFAAEGTRWHDLVRSGQITTLIPAWIAKEDVQKQMQTFVKEYIIYPLPQAELDAQPGLYTQNAGY; encoded by the coding sequence ATGAAAAGACGATATTTACTAGTAACCGCGTTCTTGACAGCCCTGGTTACTTCCTGCACGGATGATTTATACCAAACGCCGATTTCTGCGGGTACCACCGAAACCTTTTATACCCAGCAGGCTGATTTCATTCAGGGGGTCAATGCCGTATACAGCGATTTGCGGACTTACCCGGATCGGTTACTCAACCTTTCCGAAACGCGTTCGGACAATTTATACGCCGTTTCCGACGGGGGTGTACGCGACTGGGAAGGCATCAATAGTTTTCACAAAACGATTGCCAGTAACCCCTACGTTACGGATGCCTGGAATGTCAACTTCAACGGCATTTACCGGGCCAACGTCGTGCTGGATCAGCTCGTACAAAAAGGTTCGATCATCACCGATGCCACACTGCGTACGCGGCTGGAGGCGGAAGCCAAGTTTCTGCGGGCTTTTATGTACTTCGATCTGGTTCGCTTATTCGGAAAAGTACCCGTCATTGATCACCCGGTTACGGCGGCGGAAGCCAAAACCATTCAGCGAAGCTCGGTTACGGATGTGTATAACCTGATTTTATCGGACCTGCAATTCGCCGTAGCCAACCTGCCTGAAACCTACGCTACGGCCGAGCGTGGACGAGCCACGAAGTTTGCCGCCAAAGCGATTCTGGCCCTGGTGTACATGACCCGCTCGGCTCCGAACTACTCCATTGAGGGACCTGGTCTGGGATTAAACGAATGGAATCTGGCTCTGGCTCAACTCAATGATATTATCGCCAGTGGGAAGTACGCACTGGTGGCCAAATACAGCGACATCTTTTCATACACTAATGAAAATAACCCAGAAGTAATTTTTGACATTCAATACGTCACGGGTCTGACGCCGGTTGTGGGGGGTACATTTCCCTGGTTACTCGCTCCCGATACCTGGTTTCAATCGAACGGAAAACCCACGCAGGGCGGCCTGACGATTCGTCCCGTAGCGAATGATCTCTTGAATCAGTACCCGGCGAAAGATGTCCGGAAAGCTTTCAATATTCAAACGGGCTATACCTACAACGGTGTAACTGAAAATCGGTCCTTTTTCAAGAAATACATTGATCTGACGAAAGTGCCCGTGAACCGGGTCGACTGGCCCATCAACTTCATCGTCAGCCGCTATACAGACATTCTGATGCTGAAAGCCGAGTGTATACTCAAAGGAGCTACGGGCAGTCAGGCGGATGTGGATGCTATTGTCAATCAGGTACGTACGCGGGCGGGACTAGAAGCCACTTCCAATGTAACGCTGGCTCAACTCTACGACGAACGTCGCCTAGAATTCGCCGCCGAAGGCACTCGCTGGCACGACCTCGTTCGCAGCGGACAAATTACCACCCTCATTCCAGCCTGGATAGCCAAAGAAGATGTACAGAAACAAATGCAAACCTTTGTGAAAGAATACATCATTTATCCTCTGCCACAGGCCGAGCTGGACGCTCAGCCAGGGTTGTATACGCAGAATGCGGGGTATTAA
- a CDS encoding SusC/RagA family TonB-linked outer membrane protein, whose translation MKKWFTRPPVCLWVVLFLLTGNLAFAQGITGTVTSNDAKQGIPGASVTIKGTNLGTVTNADGLYTLRFEGKTGTLVVSSIGYITQELPINGQTTLNVTLQPDTKALNEVVVIGYGTARKTDVTGAITSLNARNLDERPVLRVDQALVGQLAGVQVKQTSGALGKGLSVQVRGSGSITAGNEPLYVIDGFPLATAAPNGSGNFATGNPLDNMNPNDIESIQVLKDAAAAAIYGSRAANGVVLITTKRGQSGKSTITVNAYGGYMERSRKLDMLNGPEWIDRATEIINAQWVASGSGRTATQTNAERRTILGLAEGQVNTTYMTDDRWSQPGYPGLQFIDWQDEAFRKGAVQNYQISASGGSENVNYYVSGNYVNQQGMVINTDYTAYSARANVEVKASKNLKIGVNLAPTFSINHDPGVEGKDNILHQLLSYSPVQEASAGLYPNSGSIGQYRWSTSANSPIAKLERVIGETKRFRTLGSLFGEYQLAKGLFWKTTLNLDNTDNTAKGYTPYSVASSLEARNAQQTILTFGSFNTYRKRTFVNENTLSYSKVFAEKHDLSLLGGISYTSDKIELSNMSSNGGFSNNAITTLNAANGITGNTSEARNVLISFFGRAQYSYSGKYLFTASVRQDGSSRFGADTKWGVFPSASVGWRISEEPFMESVTAINDLKLRGSWGTSGNYNIGDYSTLPTLATYNYTFNGINAIGQAPSGIVNTNLSWEKSQTFDVGVDFSILRNRVTASFDVYRKTNTALLLNVPTLGVTGFTSSLGNAGSVRNAGWELQLNTNNLTGAFKWNTSLNFSHNANKVLSLAGGQSQILIPSSFDISHSILRVGDPLYSIYVVRQIGILSQQDIDSKAALYGSQTVGDPKYFDANGDGVIDANDRVIVGQPNPKYTWGITNNFRYKNFDLSVLVQGQNGGSIYSLLGRALGRTGQGVVDNALGFYRDRWRSPEDPGAGQVGKVYSTFGRIKNTDWLYSSDYVRVRNITLGYNLKSVVKVPQIQGARIYVTAENFFGWDKYKGGLNPEATNTNLSGDSSYPEAGDYGGLPIARSLIFGVNLTF comes from the coding sequence ATGAAAAAATGGTTTACTCGACCACCCGTCTGCCTCTGGGTGGTGCTTTTCCTGTTGACAGGAAATCTAGCTTTTGCACAGGGAATTACGGGCACGGTGACTTCCAACGACGCCAAACAGGGCATTCCTGGAGCCAGCGTTACCATCAAAGGCACGAACCTTGGTACGGTAACCAACGCGGACGGTCTGTATACCCTTCGCTTTGAGGGGAAAACGGGTACGCTGGTAGTCTCTTCCATCGGCTACATTACCCAGGAACTCCCCATCAACGGACAAACCACGCTAAACGTTACGCTCCAACCGGATACCAAGGCTCTCAATGAGGTCGTGGTGATTGGGTACGGTACAGCCCGAAAAACGGACGTTACTGGTGCCATCACTTCACTCAACGCCAGAAATCTGGACGAACGCCCCGTACTCCGCGTGGATCAGGCTCTGGTGGGCCAACTGGCGGGGGTACAGGTGAAACAAACCAGCGGAGCCCTGGGCAAGGGCCTCAGTGTACAGGTACGGGGCTCGGGTTCGATTACGGCGGGCAATGAACCGCTGTACGTCATCGATGGCTTTCCGCTAGCAACGGCAGCTCCCAATGGATCCGGAAACTTTGCGACGGGCAACCCGCTCGATAACATGAACCCCAACGACATTGAGTCGATTCAGGTACTGAAAGACGCGGCGGCGGCGGCCATCTACGGTTCGCGGGCCGCTAACGGCGTCGTATTGATTACCACCAAACGCGGGCAAAGCGGTAAAAGCACGATTACCGTTAACGCGTACGGCGGGTACATGGAACGCAGTCGTAAACTCGACATGCTGAACGGCCCAGAGTGGATTGACCGGGCTACCGAAATTATCAACGCTCAGTGGGTAGCTTCGGGCTCAGGCCGTACGGCTACGCAAACCAATGCCGAACGCCGCACTATCTTAGGATTGGCCGAAGGTCAGGTCAATACGACGTACATGACCGACGACCGCTGGTCGCAACCCGGCTACCCGGGCCTACAATTCATTGACTGGCAGGATGAAGCCTTCCGCAAAGGGGCGGTACAGAATTACCAGATTTCGGCGAGTGGCGGGTCGGAAAACGTCAACTACTACGTTTCGGGGAACTACGTCAACCAGCAGGGCATGGTCATCAATACCGACTATACGGCCTATTCAGCCCGGGCGAATGTCGAAGTAAAAGCCAGTAAAAATCTGAAAATTGGCGTCAATCTGGCCCCTACATTCTCGATCAACCATGATCCTGGCGTCGAAGGAAAAGATAATATCCTGCACCAGTTACTCAGCTACTCTCCCGTGCAGGAAGCCAGTGCGGGTTTGTATCCCAACAGTGGCAGCATTGGTCAGTACCGCTGGAGTACTTCCGCTAACAGTCCCATTGCCAAGCTCGAACGGGTAATTGGAGAAACCAAACGCTTCCGAACCCTGGGGTCTTTGTTCGGCGAATACCAGCTGGCGAAAGGCCTTTTCTGGAAAACCACGCTGAACCTGGACAATACCGATAATACCGCGAAAGGATATACGCCTTACTCCGTGGCCAGTTCGCTTGAAGCCCGGAACGCCCAGCAAACCATTTTGACCTTCGGCTCTTTCAACACCTACCGGAAACGTACGTTTGTGAACGAAAACACACTGTCCTACTCGAAAGTCTTTGCCGAGAAGCACGACCTCTCGCTGTTGGGCGGTATTTCGTACACGTCCGATAAAATCGAACTATCGAACATGAGTTCCAACGGTGGTTTCAGTAATAATGCCATCACGACGCTGAACGCCGCGAACGGCATTACGGGAAATACCAGCGAAGCCCGCAACGTGCTGATCTCTTTCTTCGGACGGGCTCAGTACAGCTACAGCGGTAAATACCTGTTTACGGCCAGTGTCCGGCAGGATGGCTCCTCCCGCTTCGGAGCGGATACCAAATGGGGCGTTTTCCCTTCCGCTTCCGTAGGCTGGCGGATTTCGGAAGAACCATTCATGGAATCCGTTACGGCCATCAATGACTTGAAATTACGTGGTAGCTGGGGTACTTCCGGCAACTACAACATCGGCGACTACAGTACCTTACCGACGCTCGCTACCTACAACTACACGTTCAACGGAATAAACGCGATTGGTCAAGCTCCGAGCGGCATTGTCAACACGAACCTTTCCTGGGAAAAATCGCAGACCTTCGATGTAGGGGTTGACTTCTCCATCCTGCGTAACCGCGTTACGGCTTCCTTTGATGTGTACCGGAAAACCAATACGGCTCTGCTGCTCAACGTACCGACCCTCGGCGTGACGGGCTTTACGTCCTCGCTGGGGAACGCCGGAAGCGTACGCAACGCGGGCTGGGAGTTGCAGCTGAATACGAATAACCTGACGGGAGCCTTTAAATGGAATACCTCGCTCAATTTTAGTCACAACGCCAATAAGGTTCTTTCGCTGGCGGGTGGTCAGAGCCAGATTCTCATTCCTTCGTCGTTTGATATTTCTCACTCCATTCTTCGCGTCGGCGATCCGCTGTACAGTATTTACGTCGTTCGTCAGATTGGTATTCTTAGCCAGCAGGACATCGACAGCAAAGCGGCTCTGTACGGATCACAAACGGTGGGCGACCCTAAATACTTCGATGCCAACGGTGACGGTGTGATTGATGCCAATGACCGCGTCATTGTGGGTCAACCGAATCCCAAGTATACCTGGGGAATCACCAACAATTTCCGTTACAAAAACTTCGATTTGAGCGTATTGGTGCAGGGTCAGAATGGCGGTTCGATTTACTCACTGCTGGGTCGGGCTTTGGGTCGTACCGGACAGGGCGTGGTGGATAATGCCCTGGGTTTTTACCGGGATCGCTGGCGTTCGCCCGAAGATCCGGGTGCCGGTCAGGTAGGTAAGGTATACTCGACGTTTGGCCGGATTAAAAACACCGACTGGCTGTATTCGTCGGATTACGTTCGCGTTCGGAACATCACGTTGGGGTACAACCTCAAATCCGTAGTTAAGGTACCGCAGATTCAGGGAGCCCGCATTTACGTTACGGCCGAGAACTTCTTTGGCTGGGATAAATACAAAGGAGGCCTGAACCCCGAAGCCACCAACACGAACCTGAGCGGAGATAGCTCCTATCCCGAAGCCGGTGATTACGGTGGACTCCCCATTGCCCGCTCGCTCATCTTTGGTGTGAACTTAACTTTCTGA
- the rpsA gene encoding 30S ribosomal protein S1, whose translation MAQPQVTDFDWDHADNRGFGSGYSKAQRDELAALYEGTLSQVAEKEVVKGTVVGITDREVILNIGFKSDGMVPRTEFRDMPELKAGDEVEVYIENQEDPNGQLILSRKKAKVITAWDNIQKALDQDLVIDGFVKRRTKGGLIVDIYGIEAFLPGSQIDVKPIRDFDVFVGKRMEVKVVKINYANDNVVVSHKVLIEKDLEQQRQQILTNLEKGQVLEGVIKNMTNFGVFIDLGGVDGLLHITDISWGRINHPSEVLKLDQRIQVVVLDFDEDKKRISLGMKQLTAHPWEALPAEVEPGARVKGKIVNVADYGAFLEVQPGVEGLIHVSEMSWSQHLRNPQDFLKVGDEIEAVVLTIDRSERKMSLGIKQLTPDPWTRPELLSKYAPGTKHSGTVRNLTNFGLFLEMEEGIDGLVHVSDLSWTRKIKHPSEYTKVGDKMDVVVLELDAENRRLSLGHKQLEENPWDTFENVFTIGSVHKGTIIAKSDKFAQIELPYGIEGQAPIKQLAKEDGSNAEVGESIDFKVIEFHKEERRIVVSHTKVWGDVKDEVKAEEKKKTQKAVEKTNSSASAEKSTLGDLDALAALKEQMERGN comes from the coding sequence ATGGCACAACCTCAAGTAACTGATTTTGATTGGGATCACGCGGACAACCGTGGCTTTGGTAGTGGTTACTCTAAAGCTCAGCGTGATGAACTGGCTGCTCTGTACGAAGGTACGCTGAGCCAGGTAGCTGAAAAAGAAGTAGTAAAAGGTACCGTGGTTGGAATTACGGATCGTGAAGTAATTCTGAACATCGGTTTCAAGTCCGACGGGATGGTTCCCCGTACGGAATTCCGTGACATGCCCGAGCTGAAAGCCGGTGATGAAGTGGAAGTGTACATTGAAAATCAGGAAGACCCCAACGGTCAGCTGATTCTTTCCCGCAAAAAAGCGAAAGTAATCACGGCTTGGGATAATATTCAGAAGGCTCTGGATCAAGACCTCGTGATCGATGGTTTTGTGAAGCGTCGGACGAAAGGTGGTTTGATCGTAGATATCTACGGCATCGAAGCCTTCTTGCCCGGTTCTCAAATCGACGTAAAACCCATCCGCGACTTCGACGTTTTCGTTGGCAAGCGTATGGAGGTGAAAGTGGTGAAAATCAACTACGCCAATGATAACGTAGTCGTTTCACACAAAGTCCTCATCGAGAAAGACCTCGAGCAGCAACGTCAGCAAATCCTGACGAACCTGGAAAAAGGTCAGGTACTCGAAGGCGTGATCAAAAACATGACCAACTTCGGTGTATTCATCGATCTGGGTGGTGTGGATGGTCTGCTGCACATTACCGATATCTCCTGGGGTCGCATCAACCACCCAAGCGAAGTCCTCAAACTGGACCAACGCATTCAGGTGGTTGTACTGGATTTCGACGAAGACAAGAAGCGTATCTCTCTCGGCATGAAGCAATTGACGGCTCATCCTTGGGAAGCACTTCCTGCCGAAGTAGAACCCGGTGCTCGCGTAAAAGGCAAAATCGTGAACGTAGCCGATTACGGTGCGTTCCTGGAAGTTCAGCCGGGCGTAGAAGGTCTGATTCACGTGTCAGAAATGTCATGGTCTCAGCACCTGCGTAACCCTCAGGACTTCCTGAAAGTGGGCGACGAAATCGAAGCCGTTGTACTGACGATCGATCGTAGCGAACGCAAAATGTCTCTGGGCATCAAACAACTGACGCCTGATCCCTGGACTCGTCCTGAGCTGCTGTCGAAGTATGCTCCGGGTACGAAACACTCAGGAACGGTTCGTAACCTGACGAACTTCGGTCTCTTCCTCGAAATGGAAGAAGGAATCGATGGTCTGGTTCACGTATCTGACCTGTCTTGGACTCGCAAGATCAAGCATCCTTCTGAATACACGAAAGTTGGTGACAAAATGGACGTAGTGGTTCTGGAACTCGACGCTGAAAACCGTCGTCTGTCTCTGGGCCACAAACAACTCGAAGAAAACCCATGGGATACTTTCGAGAACGTCTTCACCATCGGATCCGTACACAAAGGAACGATCATTGCCAAGTCTGACAAGTTTGCTCAGATTGAGCTGCCCTACGGTATCGAAGGACAGGCTCCGATCAAGCAACTGGCAAAAGAAGATGGTTCGAACGCTGAAGTAGGTGAGTCTATCGACTTCAAAGTGATCGAATTCCATAAAGAAGAACGTCGTATCGTTGTTTCTCACACGAAAGTATGGGGCGACGTGAAGGATGAAGTGAAAGCCGAAGAGAAGAAGAAAACGCAAAAAGCTGTAGAGAAAACGAACTCTTCTGCTTCTGCTGAAAAATCAACTCTGGGTGATCTCGACGCTCTGGCTGCTCTGAAAGAGCAAATGGAACGTGGAAACTAA
- the purH gene encoding bifunctional phosphoribosylaminoimidazolecarboxamide formyltransferase/IMP cyclohydrolase, with amino-acid sequence MSQKKITSALLSVYHKEGLAPIVESLHRQGVQLYSTGGTQSFIEEMGIPVTPVEDLTSYPSIFGGRVKTLHPKIFGGILYRRDNEEDVKTAEQYEIPAIDLVVVDLYPFEETVAAGGSNEDIIEKIDIGGISLIRGAAKNFEDVLIVSHRSQYAELLRILSEHQASTSLELRRYFATLAFGVTSQYDSAIYQWFAGQTYTGRAADIFNFKQLPQNSLRYGENPHQSATFYGDLKSMFDQLNGKELSYNNLVDVDASVQLIDEFTDTTFVIIKHTNACGVATAPTAKEAYLNALSCDPVSAFGGVIVTNTKVDMAVAEELNKLFMEILIAPEYDEAALDLLKSKKNRILLKRNVVQPTKHMFKTVLNGVLVQDKDTVAETAAEMSPKTEKAPTESEYKALEFALKVCKHTKSNTIVLAKENQLLASGVGQTSRVDALKQAIAKAKEFGFDLNGAVMASDAFFPFADCVEIAHHAGVTAVVQPGGSVRDQDSINYCNENGLAMVFTGVRHFKH; translated from the coding sequence ATGTCTCAAAAAAAAATCACTTCTGCTCTTCTCTCCGTTTATCATAAGGAAGGCCTGGCACCCATCGTAGAATCTTTGCACCGTCAGGGTGTACAGTTATATTCAACGGGTGGTACACAGTCGTTTATCGAAGAAATGGGCATTCCCGTAACGCCCGTCGAGGATTTGACCAGCTATCCTTCCATCTTCGGGGGCCGGGTAAAAACCCTTCACCCCAAAATCTTCGGTGGCATTCTGTACCGCCGCGATAACGAAGAAGACGTAAAGACGGCAGAACAGTACGAAATTCCCGCCATCGATCTGGTCGTGGTGGATCTGTATCCTTTCGAAGAAACCGTAGCCGCGGGTGGTAGTAACGAAGACATCATCGAGAAAATTGATATTGGTGGTATTTCGCTGATTCGGGGAGCGGCTAAAAACTTCGAAGACGTACTCATCGTTTCGCACCGTAGCCAGTACGCCGAACTGCTCCGCATTCTTTCGGAACACCAGGCGTCAACCAGCCTCGAATTACGCCGCTACTTTGCTACGCTGGCCTTTGGCGTTACGTCTCAATACGATTCTGCGATTTATCAGTGGTTTGCCGGACAAACTTACACGGGTCGGGCGGCTGATATTTTCAACTTCAAGCAATTACCCCAGAATTCCCTGCGGTACGGCGAAAACCCGCACCAGTCGGCCACGTTCTACGGCGATCTGAAAAGCATGTTCGATCAACTGAACGGAAAAGAGCTTTCGTACAACAACCTGGTTGATGTGGATGCCTCCGTACAATTGATTGACGAATTCACGGATACGACATTCGTGATCATCAAGCATACCAATGCTTGCGGGGTAGCCACGGCTCCGACGGCGAAAGAAGCGTACCTGAATGCCCTTTCCTGCGATCCAGTATCGGCCTTTGGTGGTGTGATCGTGACGAATACAAAAGTAGACATGGCCGTTGCGGAAGAACTGAACAAACTGTTCATGGAAATTCTGATTGCTCCGGAATACGATGAAGCAGCTCTGGACCTGCTGAAATCGAAAAAGAACCGCATTCTGCTCAAGCGTAACGTGGTTCAGCCGACGAAACACATGTTCAAAACAGTATTGAATGGCGTATTGGTGCAGGATAAAGACACGGTAGCAGAAACCGCTGCTGAAATGTCGCCCAAAACGGAGAAAGCTCCGACCGAAAGCGAATACAAGGCTCTGGAATTTGCGTTGAAAGTGTGTAAGCATACGAAATCCAATACGATTGTTCTGGCGAAAGAAAATCAGTTGCTGGCGAGTGGTGTGGGACAAACCTCCCGGGTCGATGCCCTGAAACAGGCGATTGCCAAAGCAAAAGAATTCGGATTCGATCTCAACGGAGCCGTCATGGCTTCTGACGCCTTCTTCCCCTTCGCCGACTGCGTAGAAATCGCTCACCACGCGGGCGTTACGGCGGTGGTACAACCGGGAGGATCGGTTCGGGATCAGGATTCCATTAATTATTGCAATGAAAACGGACTGGCTATGGTATTCACCGGCGTTCGTCACTTCAAGCACTAA
- a CDS encoding alpha-L-fucosidase — protein MRNVLGLFFLTVSSCIAQTQHRLPPMPTTERQALGFIHNPELFPEEKMDFPLAAGPFAPTWQSIDAQYPGQPDWWREGKFGIFIHWGPQAAGESGDWYARRLYEEGTEPYQNHLKRFGHPSEFGYKDVLHQWNPTNWNPAALVQAYKDAGFRYALVVGVHHDNYDLWNSQYHPWNSVRVGPKKDFLALWKKELQKQGLRFGVAFHHEYTWWWWQDAFGADKNGPKAGVPYDGSLTLADGKGKWWEGLDPRLLYGISIRYDSLVHNGKPFTIPTIAFGNQGVFGNHLTYARWYATQWALRIQDVIDQYDPDFIYTDGNSTQPFSGYKSGSGYRSDAGARIVADFYNKGSRGKKLDKLSIVKFIPTNRGAGRTFEGSYPAGIKTDQPWMADMAVGDWFYQPDFYYDAGMVIRALLEYVSRDGNLTLCVSLTPSGGMDAGSARMLKAIGAWMRINGEGIYGSHAWKEYGEGEWVKDPKNPDKPAKLRKLPGGKLGKRHAEFQFSTKDFRFTRGKDGSIYAYGMTVPKQEEVLTIQSLGTKAGLLKQPIRAVELLGSTQKLRWVQTEAGLQITYPKGLSLEHVVGFRIR, from the coding sequence ATGAGAAATGTACTCGGTCTTTTCTTCCTTACGGTGTCGTCGTGTATCGCTCAGACTCAGCACAGGCTACCGCCCATGCCTACTACGGAACGGCAGGCTTTGGGATTTATCCACAATCCGGAATTATTTCCAGAAGAGAAAATGGATTTTCCCCTTGCAGCGGGACCGTTTGCTCCGACCTGGCAATCCATCGATGCCCAGTACCCCGGTCAGCCGGACTGGTGGCGGGAAGGTAAATTTGGTATTTTCATTCACTGGGGACCGCAGGCGGCGGGCGAAAGCGGTGACTGGTACGCCCGTCGTTTGTACGAAGAAGGTACAGAGCCGTATCAGAATCACCTCAAACGTTTCGGTCACCCTTCAGAATTCGGCTATAAAGATGTACTGCACCAATGGAATCCTACCAACTGGAATCCGGCGGCTTTGGTACAGGCATACAAGGATGCCGGTTTTCGCTACGCTCTGGTAGTAGGGGTACACCACGATAACTACGATTTGTGGAATTCCCAGTATCATCCCTGGAACTCCGTACGCGTGGGTCCAAAAAAGGATTTTCTGGCTTTGTGGAAAAAGGAATTACAGAAACAGGGCCTGCGTTTTGGCGTGGCTTTTCACCACGAGTATACTTGGTGGTGGTGGCAAGATGCTTTTGGTGCGGATAAAAACGGTCCTAAAGCAGGTGTGCCGTACGATGGCAGCCTTACCTTAGCTGATGGAAAAGGGAAATGGTGGGAGGGACTCGATCCGCGTCTGCTCTACGGGATTTCCATTCGCTACGACAGTCTGGTCCATAACGGCAAGCCCTTTACCATTCCTACGATCGCTTTCGGTAATCAGGGTGTTTTTGGTAATCACCTGACCTACGCCCGCTGGTACGCTACGCAATGGGCCCTTCGAATCCAGGACGTGATCGATCAGTACGATCCGGATTTCATTTATACCGATGGCAATAGTACCCAGCCTTTTAGCGGCTATAAAAGTGGCTCGGGGTACCGGAGCGATGCCGGAGCCCGGATAGTAGCTGATTTTTACAACAAAGGCAGTCGGGGCAAAAAGCTCGATAAGTTGAGTATCGTGAAGTTTATTCCGACAAACCGGGGAGCGGGGCGAACCTTTGAGGGAAGTTATCCCGCGGGTATAAAAACCGACCAGCCCTGGATGGCGGATATGGCCGTGGGCGATTGGTTTTATCAACCGGATTTTTACTACGATGCCGGAATGGTCATTCGGGCCCTGCTGGAATACGTCTCGCGGGACGGTAACCTGACGCTCTGCGTATCGCTCACGCCCAGCGGCGGGATGGATGCCGGCAGTGCCCGGATGTTAAAAGCAATTGGAGCCTGGATGCGAATCAATGGGGAAGGTATCTACGGAAGTCACGCCTGGAAAGAATACGGCGAAGGTGAATGGGTGAAAGATCCGAAGAACCCCGATAAACCTGCCAAACTGCGAAAATTGCCCGGTGGAAAACTGGGAAAACGTCACGCCGAGTTTCAGTTTAGTACCAAAGATTTTCGCTTTACGCGAGGCAAAGACGGGAGCATATACGCCTACGGAATGACCGTTCCTAAGCAGGAGGAAGTATTAACCATTCAATCACTGGGCACAAAAGCAGGTTTACTGAAGCAACCGATTCGTGCAGTAGAACTCCTGGGCAGTACCCAAAAACTTCGCTGGGTTCAGACAGAGGCCGGTTTGCAGATTACCTATCCCAAAGGGTTATCTTTAGAACACGTGGTTGGATTCAGGATTCGATGA